In Drosophila gunungcola strain Sukarami chromosome 2R unlocalized genomic scaffold, Dgunungcola_SK_2 000020F, whole genome shotgun sequence, a single window of DNA contains:
- the LOC128256585 gene encoding cAMP-dependent protein kinase type II regulatory subunit isoform X1 has translation MSSDSSRKIQVPDELKEVLLQFSISFLVEQPPDVIDYAVDYFTKLQSERPSGGHTDISTDDQLSVNSQDADAEPPMVASSRRKSVFAEAYDPEADDDDDGATAVFPKTDEQRARLVESVKNVLLFRSLEKEQMNQVLDAMFERKVQPGDYIIRQGDDGDNFYVIESGVYKVYINDKHINTYNHTGLFGELALLYNMPRAATVQAETNGLLWAMDRQTFRRILLKSAFRKRKMYEELLNSVPMLKALQNYERMNLADALVSKSYDNGERIIKQGDAADGMYFIEEGTVSVRMDQDDTEVEISQLGKGQYFGELALVTHRPRAASVYATGGVVKLAFLDVKAFERLLGPCMDIMKRNIDDYESQLVKIFGSKNNITDTR, from the exons ATGTCAAGTGATTCGAGTCGAAAGATCCAGGTGCCCGATGAGCTGAAGGAGGTGCTGTTGCAGTTCTCGATCTCCTTCCTGGTGGAACAGCCACCGGATGTGATCGACTACGCCGTGGATTACTTCACCAAACTGCAGTCCGAACGTCCGAGCGGAGGCCACACAGACATAAGTACCGATGACCAACTGAGCGTCAACTCACAGGATGCCGATG cGGAACCACCAATGGTGGCCAGCTCGCGCCGCAAATCAGTTTTCGCCGAGGCCTACGATCCGGAGGCggatgacgacgacgatggTGCCACCGCCGTGTTCCCCAAGACAGACGAACAGCGGGCCCGACTGGTGGAGTCGGTGAAGAACGTCCTCCTCTTCCGATCCCTCGAAAAGGAGCAG ATGAACCAAGTCCTGGATGCCATGTTCGAGCGGAAGGTTCAGCCGGGCGACTATATCATCCGCCAGGGCGACGACGGCGATAACTTTTATGTTATTGAATC TGGCGTCTACAAAGTCTATATTAATGACAAGCACATTAACACCTACAATCACACTGGACTTTTCGGTGAATTAGCGCTGCTCTACAACATGCCCAG AGCGGCCACCGTGCAGGCGGAAACAAATGGTCTACTTTGGGCCATGGATCGCCAGACCTTCCGACGCATCCTGTTGAAGTCGGCCTTCAGGAAGAGGAAAATGTACGAGGAGCTGTTGAACAGCGTGCCCATGCTGAAGGCCTTGCAG AACTACGAACGCATGAATCTGGCGGATGCTTTGGTTTCAAAGAGCTACGACAATGGCGAGCGCATCATCAAGCAGG GCGATGCCGCCGATGGCATGTACTTCATCGAGGAGGGCACCGTGTCCGTGCGCATGGACCAGGACGACACCGAGGTGGAGATCTCGCAGCTGGGCAAGGGCCAGTACTTTGGCGAGCTGGCGCTGGTGACACATCGACCCCGAGCCGCCTCCGTCTACGCCACGGGCGGAGTTGTCAAGCTAGCAT TCCTCGATGTCAAGGCATTTGAGCGTTTGCTGGGTCCCTGCATGGATATTATGAAGCGCAACATTGACGACTACGAGTCACAGTTGGTAAAGATATTTGGCAGCAAAAACAATATCACCGATACACGATAA
- the LOC128256585 gene encoding cAMP-dependent protein kinase type II regulatory subunit isoform X4 codes for MSTQMSGNLLAAEPPMVASSRRKSVFAEAYDPEADDDDDGATAVFPKTDEQRARLVESVKNVLLFRSLEKEQMNQVLDAMFERKVQPGDYIIRQGDDGDNFYVIESGVYKVYINDKHINTYNHTGLFGELALLYNMPRAATVQAETNGLLWAMDRQTFRRILLKSAFRKRKMYEELLNSVPMLKALQNYERMNLADALVSKSYDNGERIIKQGDAADGMYFIEEGTVSVRMDQDDTEVEISQLGKGQYFGELALVTHRPRAASVYATGGVVKLAFLDVKAFERLLGPCMDIMKRNIDDYESQLVKIFGSKNNITDTR; via the exons ATGTCCACTCAgatgtctggtaatttattGGCTG cGGAACCACCAATGGTGGCCAGCTCGCGCCGCAAATCAGTTTTCGCCGAGGCCTACGATCCGGAGGCggatgacgacgacgatggTGCCACCGCCGTGTTCCCCAAGACAGACGAACAGCGGGCCCGACTGGTGGAGTCGGTGAAGAACGTCCTCCTCTTCCGATCCCTCGAAAAGGAGCAG ATGAACCAAGTCCTGGATGCCATGTTCGAGCGGAAGGTTCAGCCGGGCGACTATATCATCCGCCAGGGCGACGACGGCGATAACTTTTATGTTATTGAATC TGGCGTCTACAAAGTCTATATTAATGACAAGCACATTAACACCTACAATCACACTGGACTTTTCGGTGAATTAGCGCTGCTCTACAACATGCCCAG AGCGGCCACCGTGCAGGCGGAAACAAATGGTCTACTTTGGGCCATGGATCGCCAGACCTTCCGACGCATCCTGTTGAAGTCGGCCTTCAGGAAGAGGAAAATGTACGAGGAGCTGTTGAACAGCGTGCCCATGCTGAAGGCCTTGCAG AACTACGAACGCATGAATCTGGCGGATGCTTTGGTTTCAAAGAGCTACGACAATGGCGAGCGCATCATCAAGCAGG GCGATGCCGCCGATGGCATGTACTTCATCGAGGAGGGCACCGTGTCCGTGCGCATGGACCAGGACGACACCGAGGTGGAGATCTCGCAGCTGGGCAAGGGCCAGTACTTTGGCGAGCTGGCGCTGGTGACACATCGACCCCGAGCCGCCTCCGTCTACGCCACGGGCGGAGTTGTCAAGCTAGCAT TCCTCGATGTCAAGGCATTTGAGCGTTTGCTGGGTCCCTGCATGGATATTATGAAGCGCAACATTGACGACTACGAGTCACAGTTGGTAAAGATATTTGGCAGCAAAAACAATATCACCGATACACGATAA
- the LOC128256585 gene encoding cAMP-dependent protein kinase type II regulatory subunit isoform X3, with the protein MSSDSSRKIQVPDELKEVLLQFSISFLVEQPPDVIDYAVDYFTKLQSERPSGGHTDISTDDQLSVNSQDADAEPPMVASSRRKSVFAEAYDPEADDDDDGATAVFPKTDEQRARLVESVKNVLLFRSLEKEQMNQVLDAMFERKVQPGDYIIRQGDDGDNFYVIESGVYKVYINDKHINTYNHTGLFGELALLYNMPRAATVQAETNGLLWAMDRQTFRRILLKSAFRKRKMYEELLNSVPMLKALQNYERMNLADALVSKSYDNGERIIKQGDAADGMYFIEEGTVSVRMDQDDTEVEISQLGKGQYFGELALVTHRPRAASVYATGGVVKLAFLDAEAFERIMGFLTDVLKRNIVIYEQMFTDMARRNTNL; encoded by the exons ATGTCAAGTGATTCGAGTCGAAAGATCCAGGTGCCCGATGAGCTGAAGGAGGTGCTGTTGCAGTTCTCGATCTCCTTCCTGGTGGAACAGCCACCGGATGTGATCGACTACGCCGTGGATTACTTCACCAAACTGCAGTCCGAACGTCCGAGCGGAGGCCACACAGACATAAGTACCGATGACCAACTGAGCGTCAACTCACAGGATGCCGATG cGGAACCACCAATGGTGGCCAGCTCGCGCCGCAAATCAGTTTTCGCCGAGGCCTACGATCCGGAGGCggatgacgacgacgatggTGCCACCGCCGTGTTCCCCAAGACAGACGAACAGCGGGCCCGACTGGTGGAGTCGGTGAAGAACGTCCTCCTCTTCCGATCCCTCGAAAAGGAGCAG ATGAACCAAGTCCTGGATGCCATGTTCGAGCGGAAGGTTCAGCCGGGCGACTATATCATCCGCCAGGGCGACGACGGCGATAACTTTTATGTTATTGAATC TGGCGTCTACAAAGTCTATATTAATGACAAGCACATTAACACCTACAATCACACTGGACTTTTCGGTGAATTAGCGCTGCTCTACAACATGCCCAG AGCGGCCACCGTGCAGGCGGAAACAAATGGTCTACTTTGGGCCATGGATCGCCAGACCTTCCGACGCATCCTGTTGAAGTCGGCCTTCAGGAAGAGGAAAATGTACGAGGAGCTGTTGAACAGCGTGCCCATGCTGAAGGCCTTGCAG AACTACGAACGCATGAATCTGGCGGATGCTTTGGTTTCAAAGAGCTACGACAATGGCGAGCGCATCATCAAGCAGG GCGATGCCGCCGATGGCATGTACTTCATCGAGGAGGGCACCGTGTCCGTGCGCATGGACCAGGACGACACCGAGGTGGAGATCTCGCAGCTGGGCAAGGGCCAGTACTTTGGCGAGCTGGCGCTGGTGACACATCGACCCCGAGCCGCCTCCGTCTACGCCACGGGCGGAGTTGTCAAGCTAGCAT TCCTAGACGCCGAGGCCTTTGAACGCATCATGGGCTTCCTGACCGATGTACTCAAGCGCAATATAGTGATCTATGAGCAAATGTTCACCGACATGGCCCGCCGCAATACGAATTTGTGA
- the LOC128256585 gene encoding cAMP-dependent protein kinase type II regulatory subunit isoform X2, protein MSSDSSRKIQVPDELKEVLLQFSISFLVEQPPDVIDYAVDYFTKLQSERPSGGHTDISTDDQLSVNSQDADAEPPMVASSRRKSVFAEAYDPEADDDDDGATAVFPKTDEQRARLVESVKNVLLFRSLEKEQMNQVLDAMFERKVQPGDYIIRQGDDGDNFYVIESGVYKVYINDKHINTYNHTGLFGELALLYNMPRAATVQAETNGLLWAMDRQTFRRILLKSAFRKRKMYEELLNSVPMLKALQNYERMNLADALVSKSYDNGERIIKQGDAADGMYFIEEGTVSVRMDQDDTEVEISQLGKGQYFGELALVTHRPRAASVYATGGVVKLAFLDVVCFERLMGKCSGGIERSISGYRYLEEDLREYFGHLQLN, encoded by the exons ATGTCAAGTGATTCGAGTCGAAAGATCCAGGTGCCCGATGAGCTGAAGGAGGTGCTGTTGCAGTTCTCGATCTCCTTCCTGGTGGAACAGCCACCGGATGTGATCGACTACGCCGTGGATTACTTCACCAAACTGCAGTCCGAACGTCCGAGCGGAGGCCACACAGACATAAGTACCGATGACCAACTGAGCGTCAACTCACAGGATGCCGATG cGGAACCACCAATGGTGGCCAGCTCGCGCCGCAAATCAGTTTTCGCCGAGGCCTACGATCCGGAGGCggatgacgacgacgatggTGCCACCGCCGTGTTCCCCAAGACAGACGAACAGCGGGCCCGACTGGTGGAGTCGGTGAAGAACGTCCTCCTCTTCCGATCCCTCGAAAAGGAGCAG ATGAACCAAGTCCTGGATGCCATGTTCGAGCGGAAGGTTCAGCCGGGCGACTATATCATCCGCCAGGGCGACGACGGCGATAACTTTTATGTTATTGAATC TGGCGTCTACAAAGTCTATATTAATGACAAGCACATTAACACCTACAATCACACTGGACTTTTCGGTGAATTAGCGCTGCTCTACAACATGCCCAG AGCGGCCACCGTGCAGGCGGAAACAAATGGTCTACTTTGGGCCATGGATCGCCAGACCTTCCGACGCATCCTGTTGAAGTCGGCCTTCAGGAAGAGGAAAATGTACGAGGAGCTGTTGAACAGCGTGCCCATGCTGAAGGCCTTGCAG AACTACGAACGCATGAATCTGGCGGATGCTTTGGTTTCAAAGAGCTACGACAATGGCGAGCGCATCATCAAGCAGG GCGATGCCGCCGATGGCATGTACTTCATCGAGGAGGGCACCGTGTCCGTGCGCATGGACCAGGACGACACCGAGGTGGAGATCTCGCAGCTGGGCAAGGGCCAGTACTTTGGCGAGCTGGCGCTGGTGACACATCGACCCCGAGCCGCCTCCGTCTACGCCACGGGCGGAGTTGTCAAGCTAGCAT tcTTGGATGTTGTTTGCTTCGAACGCCTCATGGGAAAGTGCAGTGGGGGCATCGAGCGTAGCATTAGTGGGTATCGCTATCTGGAAGAGGATCTGCGCGAATACTTTGGCCATTTGCAACTCAATTAG